From Lepisosteus oculatus isolate fLepOcu1 chromosome 8, fLepOcu1.hap2, whole genome shotgun sequence, one genomic window encodes:
- the ppp1r13bb gene encoding protein phosphatase 1, regulatory subunit 13Bb isoform X8, with protein sequence MVRRSLSVGAKQSQRSWGGAPCPCIPRHWTHSHMQSCTMSTVLEVGNPRVELTLSELQEMATRQQQQIEAQQQMLVAKEQRLRYLKQQERRQQQAVSESEKLQRLKERVDSQEAKLKKIRAMRGQVDYSKVINGNLSAEIEHINGMFQEKQQELQSAVLKVDQLTQQLEDLRRGKLNGLQALSGQVTGTAALELRKLYQELQIRNKLNQEQNTKLQQHKDLLNKRNMEVTLMDKRIGELRERLYKKKAEARQKENIPLNRINGTPPPQPAQGSSGRVAAVGPYIQVPAPGRQEGSYAIPADPLKPQSLTVSATATHARSKSETDGRGVRKSAGPWKVSDLDIIVDPVLPSPTAALQSPDLRHGHLASPLPDSVSCDPAANDATWPTLTKQASSSLKPPSMDWKESNMDTAAKPGSAQPGTPTSAPDKGSDPCKAAPPVPALSKPPPPSYGTYPSPVLLPAGSSSSLERRKDGSLPRAGASSAAWQRPAAPPGSSQQIQQRISVPPSPTFQPAGSPLFPPGEARPDPPLAVAVRPFIPDKGSRPQSPRKGPPTVNSSSIYYMYLQQAVPPKTYQPNSKSAVKAVYGKPVLHSGSASSSPLLFLQGAPCPGGQQGSEEGEPEGQPAGPREGPPSVDNIPRPLSPTKLTPMVYSPLRYQSDAELEALRKRLANAPRPLKKRSSITEPEGPSGPNIQKLLYQRFNTLAGGMESAGGGGTPFYQPAPPPDYMGGVLADVDNGNTANANLPEPPALSPAPPPEPPRPAAERPPSPPPSSDANDNQLPPPPTEELTPGQPVAPPQTTEDSNNNPAAPPRPADTLPSPIPEASSPEEAGTPPQPSASAAQPAVKRTNLKKPNSERTGHGLRVKFNPLALLLDASLEGEFDLVQRIIYEVENPSTPNDEGITPLHNAVCAGHHHIVKFLLDFGVNVNAADSDGWTPLHCAASCNSVHLCKLLVESGAAIFATTISDVETAADKCEEMEEGYIQCSQFLYGVQEKLGVMNKGTVYALWDYEAQNSDELSFREGDAVTILRRKDDSETAWWWGRLNDKEGYVPRNLLGLYPRIKPRQRSLA encoded by the exons GTGGGAAACCCGCGAGTGGAGCTGACTCTCTCGGAGCTGCAGGAGATGGCCAccaggcagcagcagcagattgAAGCCCAACAGCAGATGCTTGTCGCCAAG GAGCAGCGGCTGAGGTACCTGAAGCAGCAGGAGCGGCGCCAGCAGCAGGCCGTGTCGGAGAGCGAGAAGCTGCAGAGGCTGAAGGAACGCGTGGACAGCCAGGAGGCCAAGCTCAAGAAGATCAGGGCCATGAGGGGCCAGGTGGACTACAGCAAAGTCATCAATGGCAACCTCT CCGCGGAGATCGAGCACATCAACGGCATGTTCCAGGAGAAGCAGCAGGAGCTGCAGTCGGCGGTGCTGAAGGTGGACCAGCTGACCCAGCAGCTGGAGGACCTGCGGCGGGGCAAGCTGAACGGCCTGCAGGCGCTGAGCGGGCAGGTCACCGGCACGGCCGCGCTGGAGCTGCGGAAGCTCTACCAGGAGCTGCAG attCGCAACAAGCTGAACCAGGAGCAGAACACCAAGCTGCAGCAGCACAAAGACCTGCTCAACAAGCGCAACATGGAGGTCACGCTGATGGACAAGCGCATCGGGGAGCTGAGGGAGCGCCTGTATAAGAAAAAAGCTGAGGCACGTCAAAAAGAGAACATCCCT CTGAACAGGATCAACGGgacgccccccccccagccAGCTCAGGGCAGCTCGGGGCGCGTGGCCGCTGTGGGGCCCTACATCCAGGTGCCGGCCCCTGGCAGGCAGGAGGGCAGCTACGCCATTCCCGCCGATCCGCTGAAGCCCCAGTCCCTCACGGTGTCGGCCACCGCCACCCACGCCAGGTCCAAATCAG AGACAGATGGGCGCGGTGTGAGAAAGTCTGCCGGCCCCTGGAAGGTCTCTGATTTAGACATCATAGTGGATCCCGTGTTGCCATCGCCTACTGCTGCTCTGCAGTCTCCCGATCTCAGACACGGGCACTTGGCGTCCCCTCTGCCTGACAGTGTGTCCTGTGATCCCGCAG CTAATGATGCCACGTGGCCCACCCTCACCAAGCAGGCGTCCTCTTCGCTGAAGCCGCCCAGTATGGACTGGAAGGAATCCAACATGGACACAGCTGCCAAGCCGGGGAGCGCGCAGCCCGGCACCCCCACTTCTGCCCCAGACAAG GGCTCTGACCCCTGCAAGGCCGCCCCGCCTGTGCCCGCCCTGTCCAAACCGCCGCCCCCGAGCTATGGCACCTACCCCAGCCCGGTGCTGCTGCCCGCgggctcctccagctccctggaGCGCCGGAAGGACGGCAGCCTGCCCAGAGCCGGTGCCAGCTCCGCCGCCTGGCAGAGACCCGCGGCCCCGCCGGGCTCCTCCCAGCAGATCCAGCAGCGCATCTCCGTGCCCCCCAGCCCCACCTTCCAGCCCGCCGGCTCGCCGCTCTTCCCCCCCGGAGAGGCGCGGCCCGACCCGCCGCTGGCCGTGGCGGTGCGCCCCTTCATCCCCGACAAGGGCTCGCGGCCGCAGTCGCCCCGCAAGGGGCCCCCCACCGTCAACTCCAGCTCCATCTACTACATGTACCTGCAGCAGGCCGTGCCGCCCAAGACCTACCAGCCCAACAGCAAGTCCGCCGTCAAAGCAG TGTACGGGAAACCAGTGCTGCACTCGGGCTCGGCCTCCTCCTCCCCGCTGCTGTTCCTGCAGGGGGCGCCGTGCCCGGGCGGCCAGCAGGGGAGCGAGGAGGGGGAGCCGGAGGGCCAGCCCGCGGGGCCCCGGGAGGGCCCCCCCAGCGTGGACAACATCCCGCGGCCGCTGAGCCCCACCAAGCTGACGCCCATGGTGTACTCCCCGCTGCGCTACCAGAGCGACGCCGAGCTGGAGGCCCTGCGCAAGCGGCTGGCCAACGCGCCGCGCCCGCTGAAGAAGCGCAGCTCCATCACGGAGCCCGAGGGCCCCAGCGGCCCCAACATCCAGAAGCTGCTGTACCAGCGTTTCAACACGCTGGCGGGGGGCATGGAGAGCGCGGGCGGGGGGGGCACGCCCTTCTACCAGCCCGCGCCCCCCCCGGACTACATGGGCGGGGTCCTGGCCGACGTCGACAACGGCAACACCGCCAACGCCAACCTCCCCGAGCCGCCCGCCCTCTCCCCGGCTCCGCCTCCCGAGCCGCCGCGCCCCGCCGCCGAGcggcccccctcccccccgccCTCTTCCGACGCCAATGACAACCAGCTGCCCCCCCCGCCCACGGAGGAGCTGACGCCCGGCCAGCCCGTGGCCCCGCCCCAGACCACGGAGGACAGCAACAACAATCCCGCGGCCCCCCCGCGGCCCGCCGACACCTTGCCCAGCCCGATCCCCGAGGCCAGCAGCCCCGAGGAGGCCGGGACGCCACCCCAGCCCTCCGCCTCCGCGGCCCAGCCTGCG GTGAAACGCACCAACCTGAAGAAGCCCAACTCGGAGAGAACCGGCCACGGGCTCCGTGTCAAGTTCAACCCGCTGGCTCTCCTGCTGGACGCCTCCCTGGAGGGGGAGTTTGACCTGGTGCAGAGGATCATCTACGAG GTGGAGAACCCCAGCACCCCCAACGACGAGGGCATCACGCCTCTGCACAACGCCGTGTGCGCCGGGCACCACCACATCGTCAAGTTCCTCCTCGACTTCGGCGTCAACGTCAACGCGGCCGACAGCGATGGCTG GACGCCCCTGCACTGCGCGGCCTCCTGTAACAGCGTTCACCTCTGCAAGCTGCTGGTGGAGTCGGGCGCTGCCATCTTCGCCACCACCATCAGCGACGTGGAGACCGCCGCCGACAAGTGCGAGGAGATGGAGGAGGGCTATATCCAGTGCTCCCAGTTCCTCTATG gggtcCAGGAGAAGCTGGGCGTGATGAATAAGGGCACCGTGTACGCCCTGTGGGATTACGAGGCCCAGAACAGTGATGAGCTCTCCTTCCGCGAAGGCGACGCCGTCACCATCCTGCGGCGGAAAGACGACAGCGAGACCGCGTGGTGGTGGGGCCGGCTCAACGACAAAGAGGGCTACGTGCCCCGCAACCTGCTCGGG CTCTATCCCAGAATAAAGCCAAGACAGCGTTCCCTAGCGTAA